TTTTTGCTATACAATATTTGAAGTATGGCAAATCTATAGATTTCAACAATACGAGATGTTGGGAGGGGTAAAAAATATTCCTCCATCTTATCTGTCAGCTTTTAGACCGGATATAAGTAATTTTAGTAATGGATCTACGGTTATCCGAAAATCAAGAACTACGATTTCTTCCTTCGTATATGATAATAAATACGGTATTTTTGTATACTCTCTTGATCTTTTGGAAGATAAGCCCTTAAACAAAATAGTTAAGATTGGAAAACCTGTAAATGAGGTTGGAAATAGTCCTAATATTTTTTATTCCGGAGTAAGTAACTCAGGAATAGGCAGTTTCGTAGTATTTAATTATGCATTATCTGAACCGAGCAAGGCAATAAATGGTTTGGATGTAATTATTGAAAAAGACAAAATTATTGATCGTTTAATAGAAAACGACTCAATAATTTGTTATCACTTCCCTAATTCAAGTGGATTTAAACTAAAATACGTAGGTGATTCCTACTCTGATGTAGTATTTAAAATGGAACCTAATCAAAATATAAATTTTAACGGAAAGGCAAATATTGGATTGATAATAAAAAAACAAAATAAAAAATTAGTAATTGCATCAGTTTCAAAAAAAAATAATGTTGTACCTGAATTATCTGAAAATGTATTATTAGATTTAGTTAACGGTGATAAATAACTAGAGATAATTATTTTTGATGTTATTTTTTATTTCTTTTACCGGATTTACAATGGGTTACCTAAGGATGTTGATCCGGAAACTAGTGCTAGTCTGGCATTAGGAGCGTGTATTGGGCTTTTTATAACCAAAATCGTAAATATAATATTATTTAATTTTTTAAGTTTTGATATTGGAGTTTGGCCAAAATTTGTTTTTTGTATTGTTATAAGTTTTTCTATCTATTGGCATTATGAGATCAAAGGAAATTGGATTGAAGTCATGAATAGAAAACCGTTATTTTTTAACAGTAAACCATTATCAATTATTATAACCATATTGTTTTTTCTTATTACTGTTTCAACTTTATTTTGGTGATTTATTAGTGGAAGAAGGATGAAAATAAATAGAAAATATATCTGGATACTGGGAATTGGAATATTCGTGTATCTGGTATTCCCTTTTATGAAAGATCTATTGTCCCCCGGAAGCAATGTATATTCGGAAAAATATCGTATTGATATGGAAAGGGACACTTTATTAAATCTTTTGAATAAATTTAACGCAAACAATGAATTTAATGATTCCTCTTATTTCTCAACAAAAAAAAATCCATATTATTATTATTATTATGGGCCGGTACTTGACCGTAAACACGATAAAGTATTTTACATTGGTATTCCCAATCCTGACATAGAACAAAAAGACAGTAAAATTAATCTTCTTTCGATGAAGACAGGTCTTAATGAAGTTACTTTGGTTAATGGCAAACCCAAAAACAAAGAAGAGAAGTTAAAGAGAGAAAATGCAATCAAAGATTTTGAAGATAATATTTTGGATAGTTTAAAAATTACATATACAAAAATAGACTTCTTAGCATCTTTAGGACTTAAATAAGTGACTGCTAATATTTGTATTTTGGTTAAACCTAAACAACCAGGATAGTTCGTCTTAACACCAATCCTATGCTGCCATAATTATGAAAAAATCTTCTCAAATTATAATACTGATTATTAGCTTCGGAATTTTTTGCTATACAATATTTGAAGTATGGCAGATCTGGAAATTTTCACAAAATGATAAGTATGGTGGCGTAAAAAATGTACCCGAAGCTTATCTCTCGATTCTCGCTTCAGATAAAAGTCATTATGATGGTGCATCTACAGTTATTTATTCGACCAGACCACCTCTTTCTTCTTTTAAATATGATAATAAATATAATATTTCTGTATTTTCTCTTGATCTGTTAGAGAATAAACCCCTAAACAAAATAATTAGAATAGGTAATCCAGTTAGTGATATTGATATCAGCTCAGGTGTTGGATACTCAAAATTTGATAATCTTGTTGCTTTCACGTTTGTAATATCTGAACCTGCAAAGGCTATAAAAGGTATGGATCTAATTATTGAAGAAAACAAAATTATTGATCGTTTAATAGAAAACGACTCTGTAATTTGTTATTATCTACCAAATTCTGGAGGAATAAAACTAAAATATGAGGATGATTCTTATTGTGATGTCGTTTTTAAAACAGAACCTAATCAAATTGCAAATTTTAATGGAAAGACAAACATTGGATTAATAATGAAAAAACAGAACAAAAAACTAATAATTGCAGCGGTTTCTAGAAAAAATAATGTTGTGCCTGAATTGTCTGAAAATGTATTATTAGATTTAATTAATGGTGAAAACCAATAGTCTAAATTTTAAAATATGCTATTTTTTGTATTATTATGATTACCTTGACCAATGAAATAATATAAAAACAGAAAAAGTCTTTAACTATTCTATTTCCATTCTAATATTATATCAAGTAGTATTATATCACACATTTAAATAATGTTATATGGAATTTAGGGATTGTCACGAGGAAAAAATACATTTGTGTGGTTTAATTCAGGATTTAGGATATCTGTTTGTTTTTGATGAATCCCGGATTTGTACTGCAGCTAGTGACAACGTTATTCAGATCGATAATATTCCTGTAGAAAAATATCTGGGAATGACCGTTGATCAGGTATTATCCCTACTGACAAAAAGTGACAGCTTTATCTTCGAATCTATAAATCAACATCTCAATACATCAATTTTTTATCGCTTTGCAGAAAGAATTCAGATTAATAATATAGATTATGATTTGAGTATTTATAAATATGGAGATAATATTTATATAGAAATTGAGCTTTGCAATACACAGCAAATAAAGCCTACAAAACTATATTATTATGCCAAATACCTCGAAGATAACAAATCAAAGGTATGGGAATGTCTTACAAATCTAATACGTCAGATTATAAATTACGACAGAGTAATGGTGTATCAGTTTCTGGAAGACAACAGCGGAAAGGTAATCGCTGAATCAAAATCTGATAACATGCATTCTTTGCTTGGATACCGTTATCCTGAATTCGACATTCCTCAGCAAGCGCGTGAACTCTATACTATTTTTCTTGCACGACATACAGCCGATACAGACGGGCTTACCCATCAAATTATAAGCAATTCAAAACAGGAAATTGATTTAACGAAATGCAGTTTACGTGCTATGTCTCCCATACATTTGCAATATTTGAAAAATTCCAAAGCGCAGGCCAGTGCGAGTTTTTCTATTATTCAGGATGGTAAGTTGTGGGGCTTGGTCACTTGTCAGAATAGCAAGCCATTACATGTGGATTTGGCACAAAGGCATCTGTGTACTTTTCTTACACAGTTCGCCACTAATCATCACATCTCTGAATTGCTGAAAGAAGACTTGGAAACTCAAAATGTGATGTATATCCTGGAAAAAGAGCTTAAAAGTGATTTACTGATTGACAGAGATATCCATTATGTCCTTGAAACATTCGGAGAGCGCATCATGAAAATGGTAGAGGCCGATGGTATAATTATCAAGCACAGCAAAGGTGAAAAATTTTATGGCGAGGTTCCCGGCAATATTCAGTTAAAAGAGATTGAACATTACTTAAAAAATGAGAATACCAGTTTGTATTCTACCCATGAGTTTATTTCTAAAACAGCAGATGATAATTTATTCCCAGGAATTATAAGAGCTGAAATACTAACGGAATCCCAATGGAAAATATATCTTTTTCGAAAAGAAGTTTTGATAGAGGAATTATGGGCCGGAAAACCGGAAAAGCAATTAAATTATGATGCGGACAGAAAAATTAACTATCCTTCTCCCCGTACATCTTTTGAGGCATGGAGACAGATAACACGTGGAAAGGCAACACCATGGCTAAAGGTTTAATTGTTATTTCTTGAGCGGATTGTATACATTATTCAGCAAGCTATAGCTAAAAGAAATGCTGAAATTGATCAGCTGAATAAAGATCTTATCCGTTCAAACAATGCTTTAGACACCTTTAGTTATACGCTAACACACGATCTTAAGAATCCCCTGTCTTCTATTCAGCTCGGAGCTCAGATGATATTAATGAAAAAGAATCTGTCTGAAGAACTTTTGCACAGATTGGGTACAAATATATTAGAAGCTTCGAATTTAATTACAGAAATGATCAATAAGGTTCATGAGCTGTCAAAATCAAATTCAGTTGCATTAGACCTTGAAATAATAGATCCAAAAAACAAAATCATTACTATTGCAGAAAGTAGTAAGGATCAATATAATGTAGGTAATTTAGAATTTGTAATGGGCGAAATCTTACCTGTCAGAGGAGAAAGAACGCTTTTATACCAATTGTTTCTGAATATCTTAGGGAATGCAATCAAATATAGCAGTAAAGAGGATAATCCAAAAGTCGAAGTATACAGCATAAAATCCGGCAGCAAAGTGATATATTTTATATCAGACAACGGAATAGGAATGGATTTAAAAGAGGGGAATAATATATTTGAGATCTTTCAGAGACTACCTAACTCTTCCGGTTATGATGGTTCGGGAATCGGGTTGTCAATTGTAAAAAGAATTATTGACAGATTGGGTGCTGAGATTAAAGTAGAGAGTCAATTGGGTATAGGAACACAATTTCAGATACATTTCAATCTTACCTAAAAGATATTACATTCAAATACGCATTAAGTAAATAACACACACTTTTGCCGGGAGGATGTCTCTTACTATTCAAAGTAAAAAGTAATTATATACTGGTCACTATATACCGGAAATCTTTGTTCTATTATTCAAACTTTAATATTCGGGAAGTAAGTCTGCCGTTTCCTTCTATTTCAATACGATCAGAGAACAGCCTCATGATTCCGTAAGCATTCTGAGATTCTGTTTCGATCATTCCTTCCAGCGTGATCATAGGAATACCCTTATACTGTGCAAAATTTCCTTCATGATGATGTCCGGATATAACAGCACGTATATGTGGATGCTTTTCCATAACTGCTAATATTTCTCTGTTATTCAGAGCTTCAAATCCATTCTCCGGAAAAAGCGGATGGTGGGTAAAAATAATAATATCTCTGGAAGCAGCCTCAGCTTCGGCAAGCTGTTTCTGCAGCCATGACAACTGTGCGGTACTGATACCACCATTCCAGGGTGCCGCATTTTTTCTTTCCTGATTTTTCAGATTTGTATTCAGCCTGTTCCAGTCTTCAAAAGCGGCAGTTCCTTCCGTACTGGCATATTTAGAAAGTTCATTTGTATTGAGAATGATAAAAGTCCAGTTTCCAACATCCCATTTATAATAAGACGAGGGCATCCTGAACTGCAAAAACAAGCTGTCTTTATCCGGTGCGTCTACATAGTCATGATTTCCAAGCAAACCATACACAGGACTTTTCAATTTTTCTAACCGGGACATAACAGCAGGGAGGTCTTTAATTCCCTGATCAACAAAGTCACCCATAACCACAGAAAAATCCAATGAAGCTTTATTAAAAACAGAAACTGCCGTATCCAGCTTTAGAAGTGACTTCCTGTAATAGCGGGATCCGCTAACCTCTTTTTCGGCATATTGCGGGTCTGCAATCAGACCAATTTGAACAGGCTTCTTAACGTGTTGTGCATCTGAATTGAAATACAAAACAGAAAATAAAAAACACAGGAGTAACAATTTAAAATTCAGTATTTCTTTATTTTTCATCAGGTTAATTGGGATTGCTTTGCCAGACTTGTTTCCAATATTATGCATAAAATTGTTTCCAATATTATGCATAAAATACAACAAAGCAACAATTCATCTATGCAAATGAGATTGTTGCTTTGTTTAAAGAATTCGCATCAATAGACTTCCTGAAGACTACATTACTTTCCAAGAAGAGCTTCCGCACTTACTTTACCAAAAGCATTTGCAGCCAAAGGGCTATCGCCAGTTATCAATTTTCGGTCTACATGACAGGCACCGCTAATATCCGTATTCAGAATTTCAATTCCTAATGCTTCGAGTTTTTCTCCGTAAAACCAGGGCATATCACCGGGAACATATCCAATTTCGGGCGTTTTAGTATCGATCTCATCCGGAAATGATTTGATCTGGTAACCTTTGTATGGAAATTTATCCGGAGACTCACCGTGGGAAGCCGCAAGCAAGGCCGCCGGGCCATGGCAGATCGCCAGCATAAATATATCCTTATCCAGAGACCAGTTGATTATCTTTTTTAAATCTTCATTTTCAGGCAAACCCAGCATAGCACCATGACCACCGGGAATAAATACAGCTACATATTCCGTTGAGGTCTGCATGCCATCCGCTACAAACTGATGAAGACTCTTTGGTTTGTCAAATTGATATTCATATTTAGCCAGAATTTCTTTGACTGCTTCATCTTCGGCAGGCATAGCCCACATTTCCAGTGCTACAGGCTTGCCGGTTGCGGTATAAATGTCGGCTTCAAAGCCCGCAGCCTCCAGATGAAGCAAAGGAACCAATGTCTCTACAGGATGGTTTCCGGTAGAAAACTTTTTGCCGTTTTTCATTTCCATATACCGCTCTTCAGTACATACAACCAATATTTTTTTATTTTTATTGCTGTTTGCATTTTTGTAAACCGCATGATCATAGTCGGTCTTAGATGTAACAAACATAGCTCTGGAAAATGCAGATGGCTCATAACCTGTCCCGTCAAAAACAGGATCTTTACTTAGTTCTTGTGTCATAGTTTATCGCTTTATTCTACACTTATAACAGCTATCTGACTCAATTGTGTTTCTCTTTTTTAAAATTCCTTAGCGTATGCCCGTCACAGATGTTCAGGCGTAAAAGATCATATTTCTTTATTTCAGATCTAAGCGCAGCGTATGTTTTCCGGCTTCCAGCGTTATGACATTCGCATTCCTGATATTTTCAGGAGGATAAAAGGTCGCTGATGAATTCGCCGGAATTTCGACATCATATAGTATAGTTTCACCATGGACAGCCCATGAGGATAGAATATCTCCGTAAGGAGAGGTATGCGTTACAGAAGATTGATTCAGACCTTTTGGAAATATAGGTTTTAACAGAATATGCTTAAATCCGGGTTGCTCCGGATCCGGTAATATACCTCCTATGGATTTAAAGAACCAGCCACCGATCTCTCCAAACATCATATGATTATCTGAAATATCTCTTTTGGCATTTAAATCCCAGTTTTCGAGTAAAGTAGTTGCTCCATTTACGATCCACCATCCCCAGGAAGGATATGTATCCTGTACAGCTACTTTATAGGCCGTCTCGCCATAGCCGTTTTCCTTCAAGGCATTCAGCAAAGCCTTTGCACCTAATACGCCTACATCCAGATGAAAATCTGTTTCTTCCACTTTCCGGTTTAAGTTGGATGCTACCTTTTCTTTTATATTTTCCGGAACCACACCCCAGTAAAGCGGAACACTTAATTCGGTCTGTGTTCCACTGGCGTAGATACCTTTGGAGGCATTTAAAAACTTACTATTGATGGCCGTTTTGATCTTTTGATGCAGGGCTTCATATTTCTTTTGATCTTCTGTTTTCCCAAGCAACTTAGCTGCAGAAGCCAGAATAGTCGCATCCACAAAAAAGTAAACCGAGGACGTAAGTTCCAGGTTAGATTGTGATTTGACCGGCACCCAGTCCCCTCTTCCAAAAGTCGTCAGGCCACCGGGACTGATACTGTCCACATAATCCACATAACGTTTTATATGCGGATAACAATCCTCCAGCAATCGTACATCTCCGTAAAACATGTATGCCTCCCACGGAATAATAGCAATCGTACTCGTCCAGTCCAATCCGTTAGCAGTACCATATCCCCACCCTCCGGTAGGAATAATATCCGGCAGCACACCATCAGGCCGCTGCTCATCTCTGTGATCCGCCATCCACTTCTCATACACAGTGATGGCATCGAAATTATAAAATGCAGTTTCAATAGCCAGATGCCCGTCTCCGGTCCAGCCGTTCTTCTCTCTTTGCGGGCAATCCGTAGGATATCCCATCAGATTGGACAGGTAAGCATTATTAGTCGCTTTCCATAGATTGTTTACTAAAGATGAAGAGGTAGCCAACTCACCAACAGGACGTACATCGCTATGCATAAAATAAGCCTTTAGCGTGGATTCATCCATTACGATGGGTTCACTGCTATTTACTTCCACATAACGAAAACCTTTATAGGTAAATCTGGACATAAATTCATCTTCCTTTTTACCACTGAGGGTAACGATGTCCGTTTGAAAAGGTTCGGTCTTCTTATCCCCCAGATAATACACGTCAATATTAGACTGATCAAGTCTTCCGTCAGGATGTAAGCGCTCTCCATGCCGGATATGAAGAACAGTACCTTCCCGGCCGCTGATTTTTAATTCTGTGACTCCAGCCATATTCTGCCCCATATCGAATACATAGGTTTTTTCATCTATTTTACGAACAGATTGGGGTTTGTAAGATTTGACTAAGCGGATAGGTGCAATCTGTTGGGAGACGATAGTTGATGAAGGTGGATTCCTGAAGCGGACAGGCTGCCATGCGGAATCATCAAATCCGGACTTATCCCATTCCGGCATTTCCAGACGAGCATCATAATGCTCCCCGGTATAGATATTATTATAGGTAATCGGCCCGGAAGACGTTTTCCAGTTATTATCAGAAACAATAGTTTCTTCACTTCCGTCCATATAGACGATATGTAAGTCCATACAAAATGCCGGTCTGTCCCGCCATGGAGCCTTATGAAAATCCCAGACGGCTAAAGGCTGATGATTATACCAGCCATTACCCAATAGTATACCCACTGCATTTTTTCCGGAGCGAAGCTGAGCCGTCACATCCTCCACCACATACAGGGTACGTTTGTCAAAACGGGTATACATGGGATTCAGGCGCTGATCACCGATCCTCTTCCCATTTACAGAAAGCTCATAGAGTCCGGCCACAGCCACATAAGCACGGGCAGATTTAATTGATTTTTGAATAGTGAATGTTCTCCTGAAATACGGCGCAGCCTTATAATGGATATCGTGATTGTCGCTAATCCATTTCCCTTTCCAACGCTCCCCTCCCATCATACCGGTCTCAAAAGATGCAATAGATGAGGTAGCGGGTATTCCGTCCTTATCCCAGACTCTTACCCTCCAAAAGTATTTTGTCTGTGCTTTCAGAGCCGGTCCTGTGTATGAAACTAGCATATCAGAGACAGATTGCCTTTCACTGTTCCAACGACCTCCTTTACCAGCTGCTAATGCCACAGAATCGCTGCTTACAAAGATTTGATAAGCGGATTGCTGCGCCCCTTTCCGCTTATCGCTTAGCTTCCAGCTAAACCGTGGCTTTGGCGTATCTATTCCTAAGGGATTTATCAGATGTTCACATTTCAGTTCAATGGGCATACCATCTGTCTGTTCGCCGCTATAAACAATGCTGTTCATACACAAAATAGCAATCAATAAAAATTTACGCATTTCTTATCATATTTTTCATAGCCTTAGCTCCTTCCGGATCAGCGAAAGCAAACAAGTTTGACAACAAAATAATAAGCTATTAAATTGTTTTAGTTGGTTCAGAAACGAATATATCAATTATTTTCAAGATATCGAAAAGGTTGACAAGGACTTATGATTTGGGAAATTCAATCCCTGTAAGCTACTGTGCCCCGACAAAAGAAAGGTATGACAGGACGAAAAAAAGCGAAGTCGGGACTTCGCTTTATAATATCTATTTCTCAAATTCGAAATCTTCTCTTTGATCTGTAAGCACATCATAGATTACATTTCCTTCTTCAATAATATAACAGATATCCATCTTATCTCCGCTATATCTTACATAAGCAATAAGATCCCGGTTATGGCCATCCAGACCTTCTTTACCCTCCCCATAATGTTGGTTGATAATATCTGTTTTCTTGTAAATATAGAGAGAGTGTAATGTATATTTTTTATTGGTGAGGGCCGCTTTTTTTTCTTCCGCTTTATGTTTCAATAGTTTGTACTCCTCCGGACGATACGAAAAGTCTCCCTCGGCATATAAATAATCGATACGGTTTATATTCCCTTCTTTTTCAAATTCATAGCCGGCAGATACTAAGTCCTTAAGTTCAAAATCACCTTTTTTTTGAGCTACACAACCTGTGATTACAACGAATAGAAGCAAGATTTTTTTCATTCTCATATCGATTTATCAAAATATATTTTAAATATACATCTTTGGCTTTTACTTCCGGTATCCCGTTAACCCTTCATTAACCCTTTATTAACCAACTGTCCTGGATAAGATATTCATATTTGCGATACAATAAGTAAAAATAGAAACAATGAAAAATCTCACTCTTACAGCAATTACACTCTTGTTTACAGTACATGTATTTGCGCAAACATCAGCTACTGCAGAAGCGACGACTTCAAGTAGAACAAGTATTTCGACATCCGTTACGGACAAACAGTTTTCGCTTACAGCCAGCTTTGACACGGATAAAGAAAAGCAACTAAAAACACTGATAACCAACACACTGGGCAAGCCGGCAGAAAATAGCAAAACATCTGCAACATGGACTTCGTCAGATGGCTACACGGTCATCCTCAGATCACACCATCTCCTGATAGATGTAGATAAGACAAAGGTTTCTGAAGACATATACAAATCATTTGAACAACTTAAAACACAGATTCAATCTACTATCAATGCTCATTAAACAGGAGCATTGATAGTGGAAATTAATACAGCTTTACACGGCTTCTTCTTTTGGTACCACATCTACTTTAGGAGGCATCAGTTTGTATACCACAGGTGTGACAATGCGGGATAGCAAAGTTGAGCTGATCAATCCCCCGATAATAACAATAGCTAAGGGAGAAATTAAAGGATTACTGGACAGAGCAATAGGCAGCAATCCGCCGATAGCAGTCAGTGTTGTCAGAATAATAGGTAAAAATCTGATCTCACCGGCTTCTTCAATGGCATCATTCAGCGATTTTCCTTCTGACCGTAGCTGATTGATGAAATCAACCAGCAAGATGGTATTTTTAACCTCTATTCCTGCTAATGCCACTATTCCGATTGTCGCTACAAATGAAAGTGAATTGCCTGTAAACAACAGCGCCAGCACAGCTCCAACTATCCCCAAAGGAATCACAGAAAGCACAATCAAAGTACTCTTGAATGTTTTGAATTCAAGTACCAGTACAGCAATAAACATAAACAGGGTAACCAGAATAATACTGCCAAAACCACCAAAAGACTGGTTTCGGCTTTCGATCTCCCCTCCCATTTCATAACTGTATCCTGCAGGTAACCTGAAGGCATCCATCTGCTGTTTGACATCCTGAATAACCTTATCATTCAAAAATCCCTTTTGTACAAAAGCATTTACAGATATCGTCCTTGTCTTATTATAATGATTAATACTCAAAGGTGAAGTTTCCAGTTGCAGCGAAGCGACCTGCATCAACGGAACAGATAAGCCCTGATTGTTATTGACATACAGATTGTCAAACACACTCAGGTCTGGATAAGACGGATGACTGGTCGTCAGTAAGATACTGTAGTCATCTCCTTTCGAGTTAGGGTTCACATATTTACCCACATCGATACCCGCAACAGCCATACGTACAGTCCGGTCAATGTTAATAGTCGCAATACCTAATGCCTGAGCCTTCTCTTTATTAATATTGACTTTAATGTCTGATTTCAGATTTTTCAACGGATTATTGACATAGATTGTCCCTTCCGTTTGCAGCAGCATATTTTCAATCTGTCCGCCCAGATTCCGAAGGGTATCCAGATTATCGCCCAACAGACGAACCTCCACGGGTGAGATAATAGGCTGTCCCTGTTCAAAATTCTTCACCTCTACCTTTGCCCCCGGATAAGGTGTCCATTTCTTCCGAAGCATTTCGATAATCTCCAGCTTACGGTCTGATTTGACATCAGGTTGCAGGAGCACAAATAGTTCAGAAAAATCTGTGCGTTCATTCTGAGGCAACACATTATAATAGATTCTTGGATTACCCTTTCCCACATTGGAAGCGAAATAACGTACTTCGGGTATATCCCGGAGTTCCTTTTCGATCTGCCTCGTAATGGAATCTGTATAATGCAGATTCGATTGCAAAGGCGTAGAAATATTGATTAAAAACTGTGGCTTTTCAGAAGCAGGAAATAAACTGAATCCTACTACCGGAATCAATGCAATTGACCCTCCGAAAATCACCAATGCAATCACAATCGTCAGTACAGGTCTGGCGAGTGCTTTATCCAGTAATCGGGCATAAGAGCCATGAATAATTTTCTGTAGTGTACGTAGAAAAATATTGCCGTTCGCATCTGCATGTGGTTTTAACAGTTTACTTGACAGAAACGGAACTACCGTCAATGCAACCAGCATAGATGCAATCACGGAACAGATAACAGCTACAGGAAGGCTTCGTATAAATTCTCCCGAAGCTTCAGGAAGAAACATGAGCGGCATAAAAGCAATCACCAATGTCGCTGTACAACCGATAACAGCCATACCGATTTGTTTAGTCGCTTTCAACGTAGCATCCAGACGGCTATGTCCGTCACGCATCCAGCGTTCTATATTTTCTACGACTACGATACTATCATCCACCAGTAGTCCCAAAGCGACCACCAACCCTACAATACTTAACTGGTTAAGACTGAAACCCAAAGCACTGATCATTACAATCCCGATAGCCAGAGATAGCGGAATAGACACCATGACCACCACAGATGCTCGTGTCCCCAAAGGCAGAAGTGTGACAATAACCAACAGGATCGCTATTACAAAATCTATCCCCAATCCACCCAGACGACTGTTTACATTATCTGCCTGATCAAATATAACCTGTTGATCAATATTTCCGGGCAAAGTCTTTTTGAACGTATCGATGACAGGCAGGTAAGCTTTTTGAGCTGCCGTAATATTGCCACCTGATTTTTGTGCTGCTACGACAAACAGGCAACGGTATCCGTTCAAACGGGTAATATCCTTATCTTGTGAATAATCGAAATAAACATTTGCCACATCTCTTAAAGCGACATTTTTGCCGTTACCACTAAAGACTACCGTATTTTTGATTTCATCTATATTCTGATAATTCCCACTCGTTTTTATATTGAATGATTTATTACCGGCATTGACACTTCCCCCCGGTATATTGGCAGCTTCACTTTGTATCGCATTAGCAATCAGTGTCACAGGAATATGCATCTGAGCCAGTTTTTCCAGATTAAGATCTACTCTGACCAACTGATCAGGCAGCCCCATAATTTCCACATTCTTAAGCGAAGGTATTTTTTCCAGTGCTGTCTGCAGATCTTCTGCCGCAGCCTTCATCTTATCTCTGGAGGCATTTTCGGACACCAGTGCGATCTGGAGTACATTGACATCCGAAGGAGACACCTGTTGCACCTCCATGCTGTATATTTCGGCCGGAAGATTTCCTCGTTCACTATTTACCTCACGAACCAGTTCCTGATATTTATCATCTACATTGACATTGTACTTGTATTCGACAAACAATACGGCGAGACCATCCCGAATAGTTGTCTTTATCGTCTTGATATTTTCCAGACCGTATATGCGCTTTTCGAGAGGTTTTACGACCAGTTCCTCCATATCCTTAGGGCTAGCTCCCGGGTACACGACGACTACCGGATAATTGGGAGCATTCATATCCGGATCCTCAGATCTGGG
The Sphingobacterium spiritivorum genome window above contains:
- a CDS encoding efflux RND transporter permease subunit; protein product: MKISEYAVKNYQFTLIMVLMVMALGISTIFTMPRSEDPDMNAPNYPVVVVYPGASPKDMEELVVKPLEKRIYGLENIKTIKTTIRDGLAVLFVEYKYNVNVDDKYQELVREVNSERGNLPAEIYSMEVQQVSPSDVNVLQIALVSENASRDKMKAAAEDLQTALEKIPSLKNVEIMGLPDQLVRVDLNLEKLAQMHIPVTLIANAIQSEAANIPGGSVNAGNKSFNIKTSGNYQNIDEIKNTVVFSGNGKNVALRDVANVYFDYSQDKDITRLNGYRCLFVVAAQKSGGNITAAQKAYLPVIDTFKKTLPGNIDQQVIFDQADNVNSRLGGLGIDFVIAILLVIVTLLPLGTRASVVVMVSIPLSLAIGIVMISALGFSLNQLSIVGLVVALGLLVDDSIVVVENIERWMRDGHSRLDATLKATKQIGMAVIGCTATLVIAFMPLMFLPEASGEFIRSLPVAVICSVIASMLVALTVVPFLSSKLLKPHADANGNIFLRTLQKIIHGSYARLLDKALARPVLTIVIALVIFGGSIALIPVVGFSLFPASEKPQFLINISTPLQSNLHYTDSITRQIEKELRDIPEVRYFASNVGKGNPRIYYNVLPQNERTDFSELFVLLQPDVKSDRKLEIIEMLRKKWTPYPGAKVEVKNFEQGQPIISPVEVRLLGDNLDTLRNLGGQIENMLLQTEGTIYVNNPLKNLKSDIKVNINKEKAQALGIATINIDRTVRMAVAGIDVGKYVNPNSKGDDYSILLTTSHPSYPDLSVFDNLYVNNNQGLSVPLMQVASLQLETSPLSINHYNKTRTISVNAFVQKGFLNDKVIQDVKQQMDAFRLPAGYSYEMGGEIESRNQSFGGFGSIILVTLFMFIAVLVLEFKTFKSTLIVLSVIPLGIVGAVLALLFTGNSLSFVATIGIVALAGIEVKNTILLVDFINQLRSEGKSLNDAIEEAGEIRFLPIILTTLTAIGGLLPIALSSNPLISPLAIVIIGGLISSTLLSRIVTPVVYKLMPPKVDVVPKEEAV